The genomic region ggaaaagactataactgttaaaggccaatctccttggtttgatgtaGAGACTTtagtaaaaaaagagggaaaaaagatgtgaagaaagtggaatcggttaaaaagtACATGGGTAGAACACAAAACTGCtacatgtcaatataactacctactaagaaggaaaaaaagtgaatactataagagaaagtttcgcgaagcagcaacagacatagataagttatatcgtctcctaaacgGTATAcagtaatgggaaatgtaaacgaaaagaaaagctacctgatggatacagtgaccaggaactaggaaataattttctagtattctttaaaaactaaattgaaaatacagtataaccaggtcatttgtaaatactcaacatcaggttaatgatacacctgacacagacaaaattaataagatttaacaacaaaacacaagatgacatcaccaggattatcaagagagcaaagaaaacaaactgcgtgatcGATTCTATGCCTATATCTGAAGtgattggagagagaaacttttctagtctagccgaaatgataatgagaatagcaaatgcaagcattgatgaatgtaagtttctcaaatctgagaaaatgggtatagtcacaccagttctgattTTTGTGGGTGTAAGCACATGTTAATAGACAAACAAACCTTCCCTTGCTCGCCTGTTTCTGAGCGTGCATGCCCTGCTTTCGGTACGGACAAGGCAACTCGCCAACCTACTGCAAGTTCTCATGCAAGTTTTCGTGAGGCTGTTTGTGATGCTTTGGCTCGCAAACGAGTAGGACCCTCCCTCAGAGCTGAAACTAGCCCCCTGGTGTGTACATGCCAGGCTCGTCCATGCGGGCCTGGCAAGCCAGTTCCTGGCCCTGAAATTCTCAGAATGCGCATGCAGCTATGGTGTTGCGCTCGCATGGCACTGCGTGTGCATTGCGTGAAGTTGGTCATAGTGATCAACCCACTCGCATACCACTGCACATGCACTGAGAGAAGTTGGTCCTAATAATCAACGCTTGCGCGAACACTGTTCGCCAAGAGCACGTGAGGGCATTTTTTCATTTGCGAAGAACACCCCATGAATTGCAGAGCTCATCAGGGTTCTTAACCAAGCTGTCACCGTTCCTGCTCAAGCTCAATCATCAGGGGATGAATTCAAGCATGATCAAATCACCCTCACGGTATTAGGATCTTTTCGGATCCTACGCATAGGAGTACTGCTTCTAAGGAAGTTCCTCCTCTACCCTTGGAATCTTTGCACATTCTTCGGGCAGGGGTCTGGAGGTGGCAGACCACCGTCAAGTTAGGTCCTGTCGTAGCTGCTCAGCAGGTGATTTAACTACTTTGGTTCTTTTACAGGACCAGTATATTTAGATCAATGGCTGAGGTGTAAGTGAAGAAAGACTGGCCTTCTCTCTCCTTTCTtctttcccctctcttggggtacagcctcGGAATGCTCGTTAGTTGAACTTGATTTAAGATAGGTAAGCTCATTTTGCTTTCAGCCACCAAGTGTGTAAGCAGTGGAGAGTCTCTTCTCCACATTCCTGATGAAGGGTAATGTGATGAGACCAAGTAAACCCTGTATTATGGCCTGCGTCATCGTTGATTCTTCTTGACTTGGATAACTCTCAAGTTAACCTTTCTTTGCACGGTCTGTGAATACCATATTTTATTTAGGTTCACAGAGTGTTGGAACACAGACTTTAACATTTGGAACCCAGACTTTAACATGTTGAAAGCTAAAGTCTTTGGTTCTTTGGTTACTAGTTTTCCAGCTAGTTGGAATGGAAAATTCCTTCCTCCTAAGGATGAATCTCCTATAGTACAGTATTGTAACAGATGATgttgaaacaaatgaaaaatttttcaGATAATTTGCATCTTTCCTGTCGTCACCATTCCCCAGAACAAGTCCAGCTGCAATCCAAGTGAGGTTACAGTGAGCTGGAGAGGAGGCGGCTGCCTCCCTCCTACTGACAGGTAAACTACCTGCTGGTTGTTTATACCTCATCAAAGTCTTAACTGACGTGTTCCAGCTTCGCTGTTATCCATTCTCCTATAATAAAAGATTGTATAGTTACTGACAAactacaattgttccgtaactgacatacaaaccacgctatttaataggggtattactttcggcgtagctgaaatgacgagccattagaattttactgagggtttactaccccatcgccagttagcgggggtaggggagggtagcttgctaccccctcccccctcacacacacctgtgcttgagctcactttgctcctggctcggatggtagacggacgtgtcctctctcatcctcgcctcgctcttgacagccattaatgcttttctgcttttcctttcacaggtttgagtgtgaagttggcctctgcgactatgcgcacctgtcctggattacccgaccgcccctgcagaacattcatgtcggcggtcgagacagaccctcacaccctttgtccttactgtagaggccaacggtgtgatagtggtaataagtgtgatgagtgtagggagtggtctacctcccaatgggagaggctttctcggcgacgtaagaagtccaggcgggatatttctcctttgaagttttctttgaaaggagaaaatcccaaggacactttttccgttgcccaaacctcctccgaagctcccgctcgatcggtctctttcaagagatcgtcgagtggtagcgtagaccgtggttctgtttcccaaactcggggttcgagagatggcgttgcctaccctagcgaggcagctccacttcttcccccgggggaggatttatctttaaccaatttatttcagctttggtcttccttggggctcgagggttcgccctccaaggaagctcttctTGATGTCATCCGATTAGGtgtcgctgtcaagcaatcgccgactttggcagaggttgatcctctgtcaattgttgacgttgtggtgtcagaggtatccaatgcggtatctcctaatgcctctgcctcttctcatcccgcagtagttgaaggcttagtttctcctgttcctgctcaacctacgagggagaaactaagtgtaacagtctctcctgccggtgattctctccttcgggggagttcacttacagagactcctcttcggaggactgctgaaggtcaacttgctgatccaacagcccccagaAGGCGCAtatgtcgcaaggctcgccttcctcttcgccgaagaggccttccttcaccttataaagcggtgaggaggcgcctctttggttcatcatcgtcgttgcagtccgccgcagaggagcctcgtcaacgATCACCGACTGTTCTTGCTACGGtcttggacctctctgcggatcgttcgcaatccccttcggtggaaggtcttcctttcaaagggcacatcgaccttccacccgacagacctgctgacctgccgtcgccgttcctggcagctgatgcgctttacgcgccaacTAACCCTGTCTATCAtagtcaggcaccggtcccttcggggcaacaagggcgtacgcgccatcgcGTGCATACGTCCCTTACGTACCATGCTGATcatgcgcgccaacggtctcctgtatgCAAGGCTTTACCTGAAATAGtgtgccagtgctcacctgcgcgccagcgctcacctgctcaccAGCACGTCATTACTcgccctcaacctactgcgcgccagcgctctcctacgtgtcagcgctcaccaacgcgccagcgctctcctgcgtgtcagcgctcaccaacgcgccagcgctctcctgcgcgccaacgatctcctgcgcgccagcgctcttccgtgCGCCAGCGCCCACGTACtgccatctctcctgcgcgcccacgatctttggatctggggCCTGTAGGGAAGTCAAGGACTTCACCTACACTTCAGTGCTCGCCAACGCAACACCTGCTATCTCCTGCGCGCTATCCCTCACCAGCGCGCAATCGCGTGTTCACCTGCTCGCGCCTTCGAGGATACGTGCCCATGCCCTgcacgcccacgcccatctcctccAGCAGCTATGCACCGCCAGCCTGACGCGCACCCACGCACACAGCTTCCGACTGCGCGCCCGggcgcaagggatatctctcctgggCGCCCGggcgcaagggatatctctcctgcgcgcccgggCGCAAGGTATAACTCTCCTGCGCGCCCGggcgcaagggatatctctcctgcgcgtgCGCGTCCTACAACATTATCTGGGGCGTGCGATCTCTCGCCCACGGGTCCATTATCCTGATCCTGTACGCGCGAACATTCACCCGCGCACGCGCGAGCGAGCGCACATTCAAcctcctgcgcactctcctgtgtctcCCGCGTGCGCGCGAGCAAGCGCACTTTCAAcctcctgcgcactctcctgtgtcttctgcgcactctcctgtgtcttctgcgcactctcctgtgtcttctgcgcactctcctgtgtctTCTGCGCACGCTTCTACGCGCCAACACTCGCCTGCGCGTCCATGAgcgccaataccctcccgcgcgcaaggctgcaggacaacgcacggcaaggtcgccatccccacattcccctccccgcaagcgcagaacagtgcgCTCGGCGGTGGAAGGGAAGCTTCCAGAAAGGCCCaggaacatttcttcttcttttcaggcgaaccccccctatggaaactcctcccagggatctgtcgatccctgtccctccagagagagtgtctGAGCCAACAGCCATGGTTTGGAgcactaatcagagcggttacacaggctttcaagcctgttcccTCTGAATTGGGCCACTgatctctctgaattgggccacaaatccttggctgcgtctacccctctgaagagaaaaagaggagcttCGGACTCGGTGACTTCTCCAAGAACTAAGCTGACTCCTTGTAAGCCCTCGAGGCAGGTTATCTCctcccccagactttttctccctccctgttggacgaggatttcccgtccttaggtcagtcacgtgaggtgagacgttcccccattgcaccaatgagggaaaccccacctaaCGTTGAAAAGTCTCaggggcggagaagaacttgcctccgtcattgttggagtcctgcaaccctcccaggagggagtcgaaggactcgaaaaCATTGCCAAAATCCTCGACGAGACTTAGGACTGAGCCAGCTGGTCacttggagaacgtccgcgattctccccaagaagagcctttggggacaggagacttcgctgtaagtccgacatccggaggagaactacaggagtcagaacatgcattttggcaggttctgactcttataaagactctcaatgggtttgctgacccagagattccccctcgagagggcaaagacacggtcttggaccgagtatttggaactcaaaaaccttctaaggccagcgcggctctgccctggtctcagggagaTAAGAGTACCtgggacaagatcgcggtccagctctctgagttagcctcctccaactgctccagtgccggcaacaagcttctcccacctcctcgcgtacagcagaggaggtacttcgagatcttgcaggagccttgtttagctcttccgcttcaccattctttggaagagcttaccaggggagtccctcttgagagactcttcaaccggcaggtctcattctcggcaactgagatccttaaccaggagaaggttgcgaagtgtgctatgcaagccacttcgtggctggatatctggttagggaccttaagtatcctgatacgttcggaggatttctccaaagaacgtaccaggaaagctatggagacgttcctcctctcaggcactcacacgatcgagtttctggcccaccaagtctcaaacttgtgggcgaacaccatcctgaaacgtcgggatgcggtggctgagaggttccatcagaaggtccctagcaccgagataaacaggctcagacattcttctgtgGAAGGAATGAACCTGTTTGAGTTTAaaagacgtggaacatgctgctgagaggtggaggaagtcccaccaagactccctcttacatagggctttgacatccaagccctataagcctccagcgccccagcagtcccgtcctaccaagaccacgagaCCCACAACGGCAGCGAAGGCAGTGGTGTCTAagtcctttcctgtcaaggacaggaaaggcaaaaagtcttccaggggaggtgaaaatcctagagggagcagccgaggccacaaacgctaggattggcaatctccctgcatgtccaccagtggtggGATGCCGACAAAGTTTGCCAGACagatggcagcaactcggggccgattcctggacgatttctgtaatcagtcagggatatcgcgtcccgttcacaatatctcttcctcccctgacgacgaatccagtgtcattgagctcccttgccatgggatcagcaagggggcaagcccttcgggcagaagtccagaccctgttgaagaagggcgctcccCAGGCTTctccagtcgactctttcttgtaaagaaggcgtctggaggctggagaccagtcatcgacctcagctctgaacaagtttgtcaaacaaactccgttcagcatggagaccgcagacacgcagtgagaccacaagacttcatgtgtacactggatctgaaggacgcgtacttccagatcccagtccatccgtcttccaggaagtaccttgagattcagcctagacaacaaggagtaccagttcaaggtgctgtgtttcggtctctccacagccccacaggttttcaccagtgttttcacccagatatcatcgtgggcacacaggatcggcatccgtctcctccgttatctggacgactggctgatcctagcagactcggagtcatcccttcttcaacaccaagacaaacttctgggactttgccaggatctggggatcatggtaaatctcgagaaatcctctctgcttcccacttaaagcctggtatacctaggcatggttatagaccccaatctccacaaagccttcccatcagacgacaggatagcaaggctgaggaaggtcgcaagcccttttctcagacaagaagagcttccagcccaatcgtggttacatctcctcggtcacctctcatctttggctcgtctagttcccaacggtcgcctcaggatgagatccctccagtggcgactcaagtcccggtggaatcaaggtttcGATTTCcctgacgtcatgatccctatgggatctgcggaacggacagacctccagcggtgggtgacagacgagaatctacgaagaggagtggatcttctcgtcctccccccggatttgatgctgtttccggacgcctcaaagaaagggtggggggcccacgtactgcaccacacgacctcaggcctgtagtcagaatcagaaaagttcctccatataaatcttctagagatgaaaccTGTTTTCTTGGCCTTtgaacagttccaacaatacctggcgggtcacagtagtggcttacatcaacaagcaaggaggtacctttttgcagtagagataccgagatggaccgaagtccactcgattccactatctttggatcatctagtagccaacaaagtcctgactttgtggggttccccgactgtggatctgttcgcaacggctctgaacttcaagcttccgctgtactgctccccagtcccggattccaaggcgctctggcaagatgccttccaacaacggtgggacaacatcaacgtttacgcctttcccccgttctgtctgatgtggagggtgctcaacaagaccagaatatcggtcaatctttcaatgaccctcatggcTCCGCTATGGCAGCAcgtggaatggtttctggaccttctgcaactcccaacggaacttccgagagaactccctccgtgaCACGATtaactcagacaaccacatgccagcatcttccacaaagccgtatcttcgctgcgacttcacgcctggagactatccagcatctcctaactgagagaggattttcgcaacaagttgcgatcaggatgtctggacatctgcgaaagtcatccgcatctgtctaccaggcaaagtggaaagtcttctgtggttggtgtcgtggaaggggtatctctccactcgatgccactattccaacaattgcGGAGTTCCTCGAGTGTTTGCGGTAAAAAATGCGCCTTTCAgactcggcggtgaaaggctattgctcagccttaagtctagccttcaggctcaaaggaatggacatttcttcttcgctggaactttccctactcatacgaagttacgaacttacctgccctcagtcggaagtgagacctcctccatggaacgtggttcaagttctcaggtctcttaagagacctccctatgaaccactaccccaggcttcagatcgccacctaacttaaagatggtgttcctgctcgctctggcctcggccaagcgagttagtgaacttcatggtctctcgtatgacatcgcccattcaaggggatgggggaggtaacgttcaaatttgtccccgagtttattgctaagactcagaatccgggggtagcggaccctcggttcgactccttccagatttcgagtctccgttctgtaacagatgacccagaccatctactgtgcccagtaaggagtttgaggtttgtatagttaggaaaaatacaaattacctacgaatttgtcatattaaagtactgtactttagattatttttatttgttaatgttgtttatgtttctTTTTCAGGATACTAGAGGAAATAGAAGCATTGCAGGCAATAATGTTGGATGAAGTGACAGTGTTGCAAGGAGAAAGGTtagttagaaataaaaatattcattactGATTTTATTTGATACTGAACATCAACTTTATCAGGATAATTTCAGTTTAAAGAGGTACTTTCCAAACAAAACTTAACGCTTTTATTTTCATTGGATGTATTGTGTTTTATTTCAAGTTCTGTAAcctaattaccattttttttctcttattatttatacatgaaaattttacaaaatatttaaaattaaatgtCAGTGGAAAGGAATTTTGATCAgctatatgataaaaatatttgtaaagttttatctCTTAGCTCGTTTTTGAGCCAAGATGAGTTGAGTGAAATGTCCCCTGTTACGGGCCTGGTGTTTTGAGTACGAAATTTTTGGTTAGGGGTTGGAGATCAAAGGGTATAGTGAGACAGGCATGGAGGTTTTAGCAATAAGTAAAGGTGGTGATATGTGAGTGGATTACAGTACATTTTATAATATCTATCGAGTGATTGAGGTGAAAGgtttaattttgttatttcttttgtatttaataAATAATAGCATTAATTTGAATTATCTTTGTATCACACTACAGAACAATACAACTTATCTTTTACGTCCTTTGTTATTAATTGTTGACAATGTGCTGTACAGTATTATTGATTGCTCTTTGTATCTCATCTTATCTTTACTAATATCATGTATTTAATATTTTAACTATTATGGTTATTGTTAAAATggatatttttaagaaataacccTCATAATATTTCATTCTTTAAACTGTTTAGctattgttttgaaattattagtTGTTGAGTTTGGTGTGAGGAAAATCTTTTCCAAAGCTTAAGCCCTAAAATGGAATATTAAAGTATGTTTTATCACCTCATCAGTTTACATATCCCTAATCATATGCAGTTAGGACTCTCGAACACGCTTCAGATAGGGCAGAACAATCTTATGACCTGTTGTGCTTTTAATGGTGGATAAGTACCTGTAATTTCATTGCTCTCCCAAGAGAAACTGAGGGACCAAATACAAAGTTAGTGTAACTATTATAGGCAAGATTTTATATGAATCTCATAATTTTGTGATTCATTACTCAGGCAattgatatataaatgtgtgaTCAAATTTGAAATGTATTGTGTGAAGGGTAATGAAGTTCACAGGATTTTGAGCCATTGCTATTGCCATTATTTGCACCTAGCTAATTGAAGTAACCTTGGCAGTGGTGTGCCAAATGGTGTGGAGGTCACTGTAGTACCAGCGACTGCACAAAATATTGATGAGCAGCATGTGCGGGTCACGTTAGTTTTGACTCTACCGCCTGAGTATCCAGATGTGCCCCCTAACATAACCCtaaggtatgtaatttttttttgtattactatTTGATAATAACTGTACTGTTTCATTTTTAGTCATACTCTATCCAGGAATACAAATTACACTTTCCTGTTGGCCACAGCTGCTTTGCTTTTGTTTAGGTGTCCAAATGATTTGCTCTACATGACTCATTTCCACTTTAGGCTTCTCGGAGAACAAGCCTTGAAAGTCGTTACTTTAGCTTGTAACGCTTGATTATCTTCGACCTCTCAAAATGCCGGTTTCATTTCGTGTCATTTGAACAAAGGAATGACATTAAAATTATGACAGCTTTCCAAGAATTTGCAGAAACTGAATCAAAAGCTAAAGTTAATGAAAGGAATTTGAGCAATTCATGATTTTGTTAAAGGAGCTCTGAGTAATGCagtaattaatttatttatcataGATAATTACGTATAAACAAATTTGTTAAAACAGTTTTAGTGAAGTATGGTTATGTAAAGTATAAGACTTAGAAATATTCTTGTAATGCAAAGAGCATTGTAATCATAAAGGTTTGAAGCATCTGACTAGTGTAGCGTCAGAAGACAAAAAGTTGATGAAAATTTCAAGTCCGATGATACgggtatttttatcattatgatgtCATAAGATAATTTTCTGATAGCTGTAAGTCAGAGAAAATTTTATGTTGTTTTTTATTGTGTAGCAAAGTATATCAGCAATCATTTGaaagtatatattaaatattttccagGAACCCAAGAGGCGTAGATGATTATGTTTTGACGAAGATCCAGGAAGAGAGCAAGAAAAAGTGTGAAGAATTTTTAGGTTGTCCAATTATCTATGAGCTGATTGAAGTAAGTTGATGTCTagcattgatatttttattgtatgtcttatcaatataaaatgattaaCCATCGATAAAGAAATTGATGCATTGCTTTTTAAAGTTTTTTGTAATTAGCTGTCGTTTAAGAGATGGTCCGTGATGATTTAACTGCAATAATTCACCAAGTTATCCATGTGCTATATGTTTACATCACTTCACAGATATagatatttttacaaagaatttgtTTCCATTGCATTGTATTTTAAGGTTcggtaattaatgttttttttttttgttgttgttcaaCAGGTGGTCCGTGATAATTTAACTGCAAATAATGCACCAAGCTGCCCATGTGCTATTTGTTTACACCATTTCACAGATACAGATGTATTTACAAAAACTTTGTGTTTCCACTATTTTCATTCATACTGTTTGGGAAGGTTagtgttttaattgattgatttttaaTGGTTTctctattgatattttatttttcatctgatATGTCATTTAAAGATTTGTGTATAATCTAGTTGAGTTTGATATTTGCCCATTTGAGGATTGAAGGCGTTTGCTGTATCTAATCATAGTTGCAAGTTCCAAGAATTTGCAAAGAACTAGAAATTTGTATTTGCTCATCATTATTTTAAGATTATTGTTGTATTCTTTTATGAGTCGAATCAGATTGATAAACTTTAATTTTAGGTACATGGCTAGTTGTGAAGATGAAGCAGCCGCTGAGGAGGAGGAGCCTCAACCAGCTTGGATGGCTCGAGAGAAGAAGCCCATAATGTGTCCAGTTTGTAGAGATCCTCTTCAGAAGGAGGTAGAGTATTCTTAGTTTAATTGTGACTTAGTATGACACGTAGATTTTTAATCCACTGTTAAATCCTCGcatttctttgaacattattagaaattctttgtatcattactaGATGTTTCGATTGTGGGAATACTGATAACACATCGAaaggaataaagaataaataactgTGTAAGTACTTGAATAATTAGTTTCAATTTAAGAATTGTTTACTACAGATTTATGTATTACATTTCCATTTTCCTTATGCAATTAACTTCACTTCCCTTCAGCTAAGTAGTGGAGAGTTATTGATGTGTCTCCCACCGGAGGAGGACAAGACAGTGGCAGAATTTAGAGCTGATGATCCTGATATCGTTGCTCTTCAGCAACGTATGGCTAAACTCTACATGGAACAGAAGGAGAGAGGTGGTATTATTGATCTTGAGGAGGAGAAGAACAAGTTTTTGCTCTCTTCTAATAGGGTATGTAATTCCAAAGAGAATTcatgatatttttattcttttaacagaATGTGTTG from Palaemon carinicauda isolate YSFRI2023 unplaced genomic scaffold, ASM3689809v2 scaffold92, whole genome shotgun sequence harbors:
- the LOC137637676 gene encoding E3 ubiquitin-protein ligase RNF25; translated protein: MATNNEAILEEIEALQAIMLDEVTVLQGESGVPNGVEVTVVPATAQNIDEQHVRVTLVLTLPPEYPDVPPNITLRNPRGVDDYVLTKIQEESKKKCEEFLGCPIIYELIEVVRDNLTANNAPSCPCAICLHHFTDTDVFTKTLCFHYFHSYCLGRYMASCEDEAAAEEEEPQPAWMAREKKPIMCPVCRDPLQKELSSGELLMCLPPEEDKTVAEFRADDPDIVALQQRMAKLYMEQKERGGIIDLEEEKNKFLLSSNRVESCEGLDEGNTNGDMTVMAPFEPSLEPPREELPVTPPHIKRGGRSGQPHKQPPQKAMYTGHGRPHWRNNDQSGDGRYWAGNRGGRGGGNGRGRGGRPNYHNHSRIISEPHDYNSYSSDYKSSQVIDNGYGHSKRDVTHENGFYNSGDIRSGGMEMSNGAAGMGRKGPKGPGGRQRYAPGRGRGRGPPPPGFAPSPYRHSGQDLS